In Pongo pygmaeus isolate AG05252 chromosome 13, NHGRI_mPonPyg2-v2.0_pri, whole genome shotgun sequence, one genomic interval encodes:
- the GNG10 gene encoding guanine nucleotide-binding protein G(I)/G(S)/G(O) subunit gamma-10, translating to MSSGASASALQRLVEQLKLEAGVERIKVSQAAAELQQYCMQNACKDALLVGIPAGSNPFREPRSCALL from the exons ATGTCCTCCGGGGCCAGCGCGAGCGCCCTGCAGCGCTTGGTGGAGCAGCTCAAGTTGGAGGCTGGCGTGGAGAGGATCAAG GTCTCTCAGGCAGCTGCAGAGCTTCAACAGTACTGTATGCAGAATGCCTGCAAGGATGCCCTGCTGGTGGGTATTCCAGCTGGAAGTAACCCCTTCCGGGAGCCCAGATCCTGTGCTTTACTCTGA